A window of Rhodococcus sp. SGAir0479 contains these coding sequences:
- a CDS encoding DUF6541 family protein, with protein MSETLNLVDERAAATATTDTTTAPARTRRFHVTPADVAATSSFVVLALFVLARQWKHLGDGYLVSSGQDQTMWEWFFAVTAHSLANLENPLSSTLQNYPLGVNLMANTAMFGVSIPLAPVTLLFGPTVTFTLALTLGLSGTATAWYWVLSRHVVTSKFAAAVGGVFCGFAPAMISHTNGHPNFVALFLLPFIALLVIRLGSGERPVRNGILLGLVVAYQVFLGEEPLLIYAIAFAVFGVAYGISRPGAALAAIRRSLKGLCVAGGVTLVIVAFPLWWQFLGPQSYHSIEHGPVGNDANAFTRFPTQSLAGYPGSAEGLAMNATEENAFFGWPLLLLVVMTAAWLWRVRIARAAAATCAVLAVLSMGVELSVAHTDTGITLPWAWFAKLPLLESVLESRFAMGCIPAIAILVALGTDRALASGRTGQRSTTLLWLGWLAVALLPLAPAPAAVAHRAPEPAFFADGTWRSYVSDGSVVTVPLPRPEDAKALQWQVRQKFGYPVAGGYFVGPAGPEDEGKYGADDRPTAMLLGKAQNTGELPTIDDATRSTALDDLRFWNADVVVLPPGKNDQVLRTTVNQLLGVDGVRVDGVWVWDVRNLT; from the coding sequence GTGAGCGAAACGCTGAACCTGGTCGACGAGCGCGCCGCTGCCACAGCGACCACGGACACCACCACGGCGCCGGCCAGGACCCGCCGATTCCACGTCACCCCGGCCGACGTCGCCGCGACCTCATCGTTCGTCGTGCTGGCGCTGTTCGTCCTCGCCCGGCAGTGGAAGCACCTGGGCGACGGGTACCTGGTCAGCAGCGGCCAGGACCAGACCATGTGGGAGTGGTTCTTCGCCGTCACCGCGCACTCGCTCGCGAACCTCGAGAACCCGCTGTCGAGCACGCTGCAGAACTATCCGCTCGGTGTGAACCTCATGGCCAACACCGCGATGTTCGGCGTGAGCATCCCGCTCGCACCCGTCACGCTGCTGTTCGGCCCCACCGTCACGTTCACCCTCGCGCTCACGCTGGGGCTGTCGGGCACCGCGACCGCCTGGTACTGGGTGCTGTCGCGACACGTCGTCACGTCCAAGTTCGCGGCCGCGGTCGGCGGCGTCTTCTGCGGTTTCGCGCCGGCGATGATCTCGCACACCAACGGCCACCCCAACTTCGTGGCGCTGTTCCTGCTGCCCTTCATCGCGCTGCTGGTGATCCGGCTCGGCAGCGGGGAGCGGCCGGTGCGCAACGGCATCCTCCTCGGACTGGTCGTCGCCTACCAGGTCTTCCTCGGCGAAGAGCCGCTGCTGATCTACGCGATCGCGTTCGCCGTCTTCGGTGTCGCCTACGGCATCTCGCGGCCCGGTGCCGCGCTCGCCGCGATCCGGCGCAGCCTCAAGGGGCTGTGCGTCGCCGGCGGCGTCACGCTCGTGATCGTCGCGTTCCCGCTGTGGTGGCAGTTCCTGGGCCCGCAGAGCTACCACTCGATCGAGCACGGCCCGGTCGGCAACGATGCCAACGCCTTCACCCGCTTCCCCACCCAGTCGCTGGCCGGTTACCCGGGGTCCGCCGAGGGGCTGGCGATGAACGCCACCGAGGAGAACGCGTTCTTCGGGTGGCCCCTGCTGCTGCTGGTCGTGATGACCGCGGCCTGGCTGTGGCGGGTGCGCATCGCGCGGGCCGCGGCCGCGACATGTGCAGTGCTGGCTGTTCTTTCCATGGGCGTCGAACTGTCCGTCGCGCACACCGACACCGGCATCACGCTGCCGTGGGCGTGGTTCGCGAAGCTGCCGCTGCTCGAATCCGTCCTCGAGTCGCGGTTCGCGATGGGCTGCATCCCGGCGATCGCGATCCTGGTGGCACTCGGCACCGACCGGGCGCTCGCGTCCGGACGCACCGGGCAACGGTCGACGACCCTGCTGTGGCTGGGCTGGCTGGCGGTCGCGCTGCTGCCGCTCGCGCCGGCTCCCGCGGCCGTCGCGCACCGCGCGCCCGAGCCGGCGTTCTTCGCCGACGGCACCTGGCGCTCGTACGTCTCCGACGGCTCGGTCGTCACCGTCCCGTTGCCGCGCCCCGAGGACGCCAAGGCACTGCAGTGGCAGGTCCGGCAGAAGTTCGGCTATCCCGTCGCGGGTGGGTACTTCGTCGGCCCGGCCGGCCCCGAGGACGAGGGCAAGTACGGCGCCGACGACCGCCCCACCGCGATGCTGCTCGGCAAGGCACAGAACACCGGCGAACTCCCCACCATCGACGACGCCACCCGGTCGACCGCGCTCGACGACCTCCGGTTCTGGAACGCCGACGTCGTGGTGCTGCCGCCGGGCAAGAACGACCAGGTGCTGCGGACCACCGTCAACCAACTCCTGGGCGTCGACGGCGTCCGCGTGGACGGGGTCTGGGTCTGGGACGTGCGGAATCTGACCTGA
- the map gene encoding type I methionyl aminopeptidase translates to MVELKSEAEIRGMRAAGRVVAAALAAARDHARVGVSLRELDAVAARTVAAAGAEPLFLNYRPNWAPTPFPGVVCASVNDAVVHGIPTDYRLRDGDLVSIDGGARLNGWCGDSAISFVVGAADPADEALVAAADEALRRGIDAARVGNRLGDIGAAIGGYVRSRGYGLLADHGGHGIGRVMHESPDVPNEARAGRGMRLRAGLVLAIEPMLIADGTDDYRQDADGWTLRTLTGARAAHSEHTVAVTDDGPVVLTARH, encoded by the coding sequence GTGGTGGAACTCAAGTCCGAAGCGGAGATCCGGGGGATGCGGGCGGCGGGACGGGTGGTCGCCGCCGCCCTCGCGGCCGCGCGGGATCACGCCCGGGTGGGGGTGAGCCTGCGCGAGCTCGACGCCGTCGCCGCCCGCACCGTCGCCGCCGCCGGCGCCGAGCCGCTGTTCCTGAACTACCGGCCGAACTGGGCGCCGACCCCGTTCCCGGGAGTCGTCTGCGCGTCCGTGAACGACGCCGTCGTGCACGGCATCCCGACGGACTACCGGCTGCGGGACGGCGACCTGGTGAGCATCGACGGCGGTGCGCGCCTGAACGGCTGGTGCGGCGACTCGGCGATCAGCTTCGTCGTCGGCGCCGCGGACCCGGCGGACGAGGCGCTGGTCGCGGCCGCCGACGAGGCCCTGCGCCGCGGCATCGACGCCGCCCGGGTCGGGAACCGGCTCGGCGACATCGGCGCGGCCATCGGCGGGTACGTCCGCAGCCGCGGCTACGGGCTGCTCGCCGACCACGGCGGTCACGGCATCGGCCGGGTGATGCACGAGAGCCCGGATGTGCCCAACGAGGCCCGCGCCGGCAGGGGCATGCGGTTGCGCGCCGGCCTGGTCCTCGCGATCGAACCGATGCTCATCGCCGACGGCACCGACGACTACCGCCAGGACGCCGACGGCTGGACGCTGCGGACGCTCACCGGTGCCCGCGCCGCGCACAGCGAGCACACGGTGGCGGTCACCGACGACGGCCCGGTGGTGCTGACCGCCCGACACTAG
- a CDS encoding FAD-binding and (Fe-S)-binding domain-containing protein has product MPDRTPIADALRRAGVRDVRDDGTTRALYSSDASLYRVPPTTVVFPRAVDEVATVLDVCRAEGVPITARGAGTSVAGNAVGSGVVLDFSRRLGRVLAVDPDARTAVVEPGTVQATLQNAVAPHGLRFGPDPSTHNRCTVGGMIGNNACGARTLGYGRTSDNVAGLELLTGTGEALSLPDVTGAPLLDRLRAVTGSGLATIRTEFGRFGRQASGYALEHLLPENGFDVRKLLVGSEGTLGIVTRATVNLVRDPAHRVLVALGYDDIAAAGDDAKTVLGFRPTACEGIDSRLVDVVRARRGPQVVPPLPRGAAWLFVEIAGETRDDVLTRAEALAAGAGAIDALVVEDPARAAALWRIREDGAGLAGRSPTGRPAYAGWEDAAVPPDRMGPYLRDFDALLTEFGITGLPYGHFADGCLHIRLDVPLDRPGGRAVFRRFLTAAAELVARYGGSLSGEHGDGRARGELLPLMYSPDALRLFGAVKHVFDPDHVLNPGVLVDPRPLDADLRVPHAAPLRRDLALAYRADDGDFAQAVHRCTGVGKCRADTTGAGGVMCPSYLATREEKDSTRGRARVLQEMVNGGLVREGWRSREVHDALELCLSCKGCASDCPTGIDMASYKSEVLHQSYRRRLRPVSHYSLGWLPRWAAAAGRAPRLVNAVTRLPGVASAALTLGGTDRRRHVPQFAPVSFRRWFASTAAERRTTGDPVVLFVDTFTDHFTPEVGIATVRVLEDAGFRPRLTRRRQCCGLTWITTGQLDAARRILGRTVTALAREGTPIVGMEPSCTAVLRADGLELVGGDAARAVAESTRTLAELLAERDGWEPPDLTGTEVVAQPHCHHHAVMGWGVDDALLRRAGARVQRLGGCCGLAGNFGVEKGHYDVSVAVAEHRLLPAVTAADSETVVLADGYSCRTQLADLTRREGVHLAQLLADQAERG; this is encoded by the coding sequence ATGCCGGACCGGACGCCGATCGCCGACGCGCTGCGGCGCGCGGGAGTGCGCGACGTCCGGGACGACGGCACCACCCGGGCGCTGTACTCGTCGGACGCGTCGCTGTACCGGGTGCCGCCCACGACCGTGGTGTTTCCGCGCGCGGTCGACGAGGTCGCGACCGTGCTCGACGTCTGCCGGGCCGAGGGTGTGCCGATCACGGCCCGGGGTGCGGGGACGTCGGTGGCCGGCAACGCGGTCGGCTCGGGTGTGGTCCTCGACTTCAGTCGCCGTCTGGGCCGGGTGCTCGCGGTCGATCCCGACGCGCGGACGGCGGTCGTGGAGCCGGGGACGGTGCAGGCGACCCTGCAGAACGCGGTGGCCCCGCACGGTCTGCGCTTCGGTCCCGACCCGTCCACGCACAACCGCTGCACCGTCGGCGGAATGATCGGCAACAACGCGTGCGGGGCCCGGACCCTGGGGTACGGGCGCACGTCCGACAACGTCGCCGGACTCGAACTGCTCACCGGGACGGGGGAGGCGCTGTCGCTGCCCGACGTCACCGGCGCCCCGCTCCTCGACCGGCTCCGCGCCGTCACCGGATCCGGATTGGCAACCATCCGAACCGAATTCGGCCGCTTCGGTCGGCAGGCGTCCGGGTACGCCCTCGAACACCTGTTGCCCGAGAACGGCTTCGACGTGCGGAAGTTGCTCGTCGGCAGCGAGGGCACGCTCGGCATCGTCACCCGCGCCACGGTGAACCTCGTCCGGGATCCGGCCCACCGGGTGCTGGTCGCGTTGGGCTACGACGACATCGCCGCCGCCGGGGACGACGCGAAGACCGTCCTCGGCTTCCGTCCCACCGCGTGCGAGGGCATCGACTCCCGACTGGTCGACGTCGTCCGTGCACGGCGGGGCCCGCAGGTGGTGCCGCCGCTACCGCGCGGCGCCGCGTGGCTCTTCGTCGAGATCGCGGGCGAGACGCGCGACGACGTGCTCACGCGGGCCGAAGCGCTGGCCGCCGGTGCGGGGGCGATCGACGCGCTCGTCGTCGAGGATCCGGCGCGCGCCGCGGCGCTGTGGCGGATCCGGGAGGACGGCGCCGGTCTGGCCGGACGCAGCCCCACCGGCAGGCCCGCCTACGCCGGGTGGGAGGACGCGGCCGTGCCGCCCGACCGGATGGGCCCCTACCTGCGCGACTTCGACGCGCTGCTCACCGAATTCGGCATCACCGGCCTGCCGTACGGGCACTTCGCCGACGGCTGCCTCCACATCCGGCTCGACGTCCCGCTCGATCGTCCCGGCGGTCGTGCAGTCTTCCGGCGCTTCCTCACGGCGGCGGCGGAGCTGGTGGCGCGCTACGGCGGATCGCTGTCCGGGGAGCACGGTGACGGCCGCGCCCGAGGGGAGCTGCTGCCGCTGATGTACTCGCCCGACGCGTTGCGGCTGTTCGGGGCCGTCAAGCACGTCTTCGACCCCGACCACGTCCTCAACCCCGGCGTCCTGGTCGATCCCCGACCGCTGGACGCGGACCTGCGCGTCCCGCACGCCGCGCCGCTGCGCCGCGACCTCGCGTTGGCCTACCGCGCCGACGACGGCGACTTCGCGCAGGCGGTGCACCGCTGCACGGGTGTCGGCAAGTGCCGAGCCGACACCACGGGGGCCGGCGGCGTCATGTGTCCCTCTTATCTGGCGACGCGGGAGGAGAAGGACTCGACCCGTGGCCGCGCGCGCGTCCTGCAGGAGATGGTGAACGGCGGACTCGTGCGTGAGGGCTGGCGGTCACGGGAGGTGCACGACGCGCTCGAGCTGTGCCTGTCGTGCAAGGGCTGCGCATCGGACTGCCCGACGGGCATCGACATGGCCTCCTACAAGTCGGAGGTTCTGCACCAGAGTTACCGCAGGCGGCTGCGCCCGGTCTCGCACTATTCGTTGGGGTGGCTGCCGCGCTGGGCTGCGGCCGCCGGACGGGCACCGCGCCTGGTGAACGCCGTGACCCGGCTCCCGGGCGTCGCGTCGGCGGCGCTGACCCTCGGCGGCACCGACCGCCGACGGCACGTCCCGCAGTTCGCGCCCGTGTCGTTCCGGCGTTGGTTCGCCTCGACGGCCGCCGAGCGCCGCACCACCGGCGACCCGGTCGTGCTGTTCGTCGACACCTTCACCGACCACTTCACTCCGGAGGTGGGGATCGCGACGGTCCGGGTGCTCGAGGACGCCGGCTTCCGTCCCCGCCTCACCCGTCGGCGGCAGTGTTGCGGGCTGACGTGGATCACCACCGGTCAGCTCGACGCCGCACGCCGCATCCTCGGTCGCACGGTGACGGCACTCGCCCGGGAGGGGACGCCGATCGTCGGAATGGAACCGTCGTGCACGGCCGTGCTGCGCGCGGACGGGCTCGAGCTGGTGGGCGGCGACGCGGCCCGGGCGGTGGCCGAGTCCACCCGCACGCTCGCGGAACTGCTGGCGGAGCGGGACGGGTGGGAGCCGCCGGACCTCACCGGCACCGAGGTCGTGGCCCAACCGCATTGTCATCACCACGCGGTGATGGGGTGGGGCGTCGACGACGCGTTGCTGCGGCGTGCGGGCGCCCGGGTGCAGCGACTCGGCGGGTGCTGCGGGTTGGCCGGGAACTTCGGTGTGGAGAAGGGGCACTACGACGTGTCCGTCGCGGTCGCCGAGCACCGTCTGCTGCCGGCGGTTACTGCCGCCGACAGCGAGACGGTGGTGCTGGCGGACGGGTATTCGTGCCGGACACAGCTCGCCGATCTCACCCGGAGAGAGGGCGTTCATCTGGCCCAACTCCTGGCCGATCAGGCCGAACGCGGCTGA
- a CDS encoding helix-turn-helix domain-containing protein, translating to MVRVPLTAEELERGRRLGELLRSARGETSMVQVAHAADISVETLRKIETGRIATPAFFTITAVARVLDISLDEIAAALDPEPVSPDRETRRAS from the coding sequence ATGGTGCGTGTGCCGTTGACAGCGGAGGAACTCGAACGTGGCCGACGGCTCGGTGAGCTGCTGCGATCGGCGCGAGGCGAGACGAGCATGGTGCAGGTAGCGCACGCCGCGGACATCTCCGTCGAGACGCTGCGCAAGATCGAGACGGGGCGCATCGCGACGCCGGCGTTCTTCACCATCACCGCCGTCGCGCGCGTCCTCGACATCTCCCTCGACGAGATCGCCGCCGCCCTCGACCCCGAGCCGGTCAGTCCGGATCGGGAGACTCGGCGCGCCTCTTGA
- a CDS encoding ArsR/SmtB family transcription factor, translating to MRSGEALDPPAVFAALADDTRWAVLLRLGRGPASASALARELPVSRQAIARHLAVLQEVGLVNAERDGREVRFVAVGARLSETAGQLERIAAGWDRRLDRIKRRAESPDPD from the coding sequence ATGCGGTCGGGTGAAGCCCTCGACCCGCCCGCGGTCTTCGCGGCCCTCGCCGACGACACCCGCTGGGCCGTCCTGCTCCGGCTGGGACGGGGGCCCGCCTCGGCGTCCGCGCTGGCACGGGAGCTGCCGGTGTCGCGGCAGGCGATCGCCCGGCACCTCGCGGTGTTGCAGGAGGTGGGACTGGTGAACGCCGAACGGGACGGGCGAGAGGTGCGCTTCGTCGCCGTCGGCGCACGGCTGAGCGAGACGGCGGGTCAGCTCGAGCGGATCGCCGCCGGGTGGGACCGGCGCCTCGACCGGATCAAGAGGCGCGCCGAGTCTCCCGATCCGGACTGA
- a CDS encoding SRPBCC domain-containing protein — protein MDELDRIEREIAIDAPAARVWKLVSEPGWYINDEEIVPHRVERRGELDVVRDPVHGEFAFATVELHEPRYAAFRWFTDVDSPDGSSTLVEFRIAETSPTSVVLTVVESGFASLSESAQARRSRYDDHVGGWRVEMALAKRHAEEAVDAVG, from the coding sequence ATGGACGAGTTGGATCGAATCGAGCGGGAGATCGCGATCGACGCCCCGGCAGCGCGGGTGTGGAAGCTCGTGAGCGAGCCGGGGTGGTACATCAACGACGAGGAGATCGTGCCGCACCGCGTCGAACGCCGCGGCGAACTGGACGTCGTGCGCGACCCGGTGCACGGGGAGTTCGCCTTCGCGACCGTCGAGCTGCACGAGCCGCGCTACGCGGCGTTCCGGTGGTTCACCGACGTGGATTCGCCGGACGGGTCCTCGACCCTGGTGGAGTTCCGCATCGCGGAGACCTCGCCGACGAGCGTCGTGCTGACGGTCGTCGAGAGCGGGTTCGCGTCGTTGTCCGAGAGCGCGCAGGCGCGCCGCAGTCGCTACGACGACCATGTCGGGGGCTGGCGGGTGGAGATGGCGCTCGCCAAGCGGCACGCGGAGGAGGCGGTCGATGCGGTCGGGTGA
- a CDS encoding arabinosyltransferase domain-containing protein, which produces MPDVLTVPAPAAESASTRDVRIARLVAVVSGLLGMVLALATPFLPVKQDAASVSWPQNGSLTSVEAPLVSYTPLQLHVNIPCSAVGQLTATGGALVATAPPQAGRAEADGLVVKVEAASGTEPARLRAVLRDTALLSIPVDDLQGCTEIVVTSDPQGTTAAVAGLPEQQATTVTSDVRPQMVGVFTDLQGTPPPGLEVRADVDSRFSSTPTLIKLVAMIVAVLATLVSLAALHRLDGVDRRRARRFLPARWWRFTGIDGVVIGGLLVWHVIGANTSDDGYLLNMARVSENAGYMANYFRWFGVPEAPFGWYYDVLVLFAKVSSASVWMRLPTLIAGVLCWMIISREVIPRLGTMVRRNTVAMWTAGLVFLAFWLPFDNGLRPEPIIALGALLTWCSIERAIATGRVLPAAIAVLIAAFSLAAGPSGMIAIAALIAGARSIVQAIVRRARAVGVAGQLAPILASGTVVLVAVFADQTLASVLEATRVRTAVGPNVPWFDERVRWDALLNISPDGSLARRFGVFVMLLCLVVCVMMVLRRGGRIPGTSLGPSRRILGIVFASLLLMSFTPTKWTHHFGVYAGLAGSVAALAAVAVAGASLRSKRNRTLFAAGVLFILALSFTGSNGWWYVSSYGVPWWDKPPSIAGKGFSTVLLGLTVLALLLAAWFHIRAPYEKERPAGNGGRLARIRRWSPAPLTLAAAAVVLFEMLSLLKGAVAQYPAYSIAQSNLRSLTGNTCALADFVLVEDDPNAALLKLVNPPADTAGAAAFGATTATGFTPDGVAGDLTADKENVTTGGANSVDNGTDSDSQSQSQTQSGTRAGTSGGTEATAGVNGSSVSLPFGLDAATTPVLGSYRSGAQQAAELTTGWYGLPERSDDAPILTIAAAGRIHSVDADGIVTDGQLLEVEYGTRTADGNVDVRGRIAPIDIGPAPSWRNLRVPLDQLPADANAVRLVASDTGLAPDQWLAVTPPRVPHMQTLQTVVGSSAPVLLDWSVGLAFPCQRPFDHHDGVAEVPEYRVLPDRVGAVATNAWQDAIGGGPLGWTSLLLNAQTIPTYLADDWRRDWGSLERFTPIVPSAQPATVDVEQTNRSGLWSPGPIRETPPA; this is translated from the coding sequence GTGCCCGACGTCCTGACTGTCCCAGCCCCGGCCGCCGAGAGCGCCTCCACCCGAGACGTGCGGATCGCCCGCCTCGTCGCCGTCGTCAGCGGACTGCTCGGCATGGTGCTCGCGCTCGCGACGCCGTTCCTGCCGGTGAAGCAGGACGCCGCATCGGTCAGCTGGCCGCAGAACGGCAGCCTCACGAGCGTCGAGGCGCCGCTGGTGTCGTACACGCCGCTGCAGTTGCACGTGAACATCCCGTGCAGCGCCGTCGGACAGCTGACGGCCACGGGCGGCGCGCTGGTCGCGACCGCTCCCCCGCAGGCCGGCCGCGCGGAGGCCGACGGACTGGTCGTCAAGGTGGAGGCCGCGTCGGGCACCGAACCGGCACGACTGCGCGCCGTCCTGCGCGACACCGCGCTGCTGTCGATCCCGGTGGACGACCTGCAGGGCTGCACCGAGATCGTCGTCACGTCGGATCCGCAGGGCACCACCGCGGCGGTCGCCGGGCTGCCCGAGCAGCAGGCCACGACCGTGACCAGCGACGTCCGCCCGCAGATGGTCGGCGTCTTCACCGACCTGCAGGGCACCCCGCCGCCCGGCCTCGAGGTCCGCGCCGACGTCGACTCCCGGTTCTCGTCGACCCCCACTCTGATCAAGCTCGTCGCGATGATCGTCGCCGTCCTGGCCACGCTCGTCTCGCTCGCCGCGCTGCACCGCCTCGACGGCGTCGACCGGCGCCGCGCCCGCCGGTTCCTGCCGGCACGCTGGTGGCGGTTCACCGGCATCGACGGCGTCGTGATCGGCGGCCTGCTGGTGTGGCACGTCATCGGCGCCAACACGTCCGACGACGGCTACCTGCTGAACATGGCCCGCGTGTCGGAGAACGCCGGGTACATGGCCAACTACTTCCGCTGGTTCGGTGTCCCCGAGGCGCCGTTCGGCTGGTACTACGACGTGCTGGTGCTGTTCGCCAAGGTGAGCTCCGCGAGCGTGTGGATGCGCCTGCCCACGCTCATCGCCGGCGTCCTCTGCTGGATGATCATCAGCCGCGAGGTGATCCCGCGGCTGGGCACGATGGTCCGCCGCAACACCGTCGCGATGTGGACCGCCGGACTGGTGTTCCTGGCGTTCTGGCTGCCGTTCGACAACGGCCTGCGGCCCGAGCCGATCATCGCGCTCGGCGCGCTGCTCACGTGGTGCTCGATCGAACGAGCCATCGCCACCGGGCGGGTGCTGCCCGCGGCGATCGCCGTGCTGATCGCCGCCTTCTCGCTGGCCGCCGGCCCGTCGGGCATGATCGCGATCGCGGCACTGATCGCCGGCGCCCGCTCGATCGTGCAGGCGATCGTCCGCCGCGCCCGCGCCGTCGGCGTCGCCGGTCAGCTCGCGCCCATCCTCGCGTCCGGCACCGTCGTCCTGGTGGCGGTGTTCGCCGACCAGACCCTCGCCTCGGTGCTCGAGGCCACCCGCGTGCGCACCGCCGTCGGCCCCAACGTGCCGTGGTTCGACGAGCGGGTGCGCTGGGACGCCCTGCTCAACATCTCCCCCGACGGCTCGCTGGCGCGGCGCTTCGGCGTCTTCGTCATGCTGCTGTGCCTGGTGGTGTGCGTGATGATGGTGCTGCGCCGCGGTGGCCGCATCCCGGGCACCTCGCTGGGCCCGTCCCGCCGCATCCTCGGCATCGTGTTCGCGTCGCTGCTGCTGATGAGCTTCACGCCGACCAAGTGGACGCACCACTTCGGGGTGTACGCCGGTCTGGCCGGCTCGGTGGCCGCGCTCGCCGCCGTCGCGGTGGCCGGGGCGAGTCTGCGCTCGAAACGCAACCGGACCCTGTTCGCCGCCGGAGTGCTGTTCATCCTGGCGTTGTCGTTCACCGGCTCCAACGGCTGGTGGTACGTGTCGAGCTACGGCGTCCCGTGGTGGGACAAGCCGCCGTCGATCGCCGGCAAGGGCTTCTCGACCGTGCTGCTCGGGCTCACCGTGCTCGCGCTCCTGCTGGCCGCGTGGTTCCACATCCGCGCGCCGTACGAGAAGGAGCGACCGGCGGGCAACGGCGGCCGGCTGGCCCGGATCCGCCGCTGGTCGCCCGCGCCGCTGACGCTCGCGGCGGCCGCCGTCGTGCTGTTCGAGATGCTGTCGCTGCTCAAGGGCGCGGTGGCACAGTACCCGGCCTACTCGATCGCGCAGTCCAACCTGCGCTCGCTCACCGGGAACACGTGCGCGCTCGCGGACTTCGTCCTCGTCGAGGACGATCCGAACGCGGCGCTGCTGAAGCTCGTGAACCCGCCCGCCGATACGGCCGGGGCCGCCGCGTTCGGTGCCACCACCGCCACCGGTTTCACCCCCGACGGAGTGGCCGGCGACCTCACCGCCGACAAGGAGAACGTGACCACCGGCGGCGCCAACAGCGTCGACAACGGCACCGACTCGGACTCCCAGTCCCAGTCGCAGACGCAGAGCGGCACCCGCGCCGGAACCAGCGGCGGCACCGAGGCCACCGCCGGCGTCAACGGCAGCAGCGTGTCGCTGCCGTTCGGACTGGACGCGGCGACCACCCCGGTCCTGGGCAGCTACCGGAGCGGCGCGCAGCAGGCGGCCGAACTCACCACCGGCTGGTACGGGCTGCCCGAGCGCAGCGACGACGCCCCGATCCTGACGATCGCCGCTGCCGGCCGCATCCACTCGGTGGACGCCGACGGCATCGTCACCGACGGCCAGCTGCTCGAGGTCGAGTACGGCACCCGCACCGCCGACGGCAACGTCGACGTCCGGGGCCGCATCGCCCCGATCGACATCGGGCCGGCCCCGTCGTGGCGGAACCTGCGGGTGCCGCTCGACCAGCTGCCCGCCGACGCGAACGCCGTGCGCCTGGTCGCGTCCGACACCGGCCTCGCGCCCGACCAGTGGCTCGCGGTGACTCCGCCGCGCGTGCCGCACATGCAGACGCTGCAGACCGTCGTCGGCAGCAGCGCACCCGTGCTGCTGGACTGGTCGGTGGGTCTGGCCTTCCCGTGCCAGCGCCCGTTCGACCACCACGACGGCGTCGCCGAGGTGCCCGAGTACCGGGTGCTCCCCGACCGCGTGGGTGCGGTCGCGACCAACGCGTGGCAGGACGCCATCGGCGGCGGACCGCTCGGCTGGACCTCGCTGTTGCTGAACGCTCAGACGATCCCGACCTATCTGGCCGACGACTGGCGCCGGGACTGGGGCTCGCTCGAGCGGTTCACCCCGATCGTGCCGTCGGCGCAGCCGGCGACGGTGGACGTCGAGCAGACCAACCGCTCCGGTCTGTGGTCGCCGGGTCCCATCCGGGAGACGCCGCCCGCCTGA